One window of Aspergillus oryzae RIB40 DNA, chromosome 3 genomic DNA carries:
- the spp2 gene encoding spliceosome ATPase-activating subunit SPP2 (predicted protein) codes for MSPHPSRDSHERSQGSSKPFSLSLGGGSSASNGQTKKASLNLQRSTRGTGAPSRTLARRPHHLHDDDESDEEERAPMHEAVTEFDTETGTAVSADKKDEKRELVIPVASNNNWRNRPGVSQKPKGKNLLPKEVQAIQEAAKRGEIAGENTETDSPSMAYGLSFAQQRRTEQHAEDEADDKPMEDAEPVNEEEQKPLTQDEIALRALIRESKGETEGRSDLIIESRPVDGEEDGTGGRYDEGTSFRADIASRPESATLDQYNAIPVEEFGAALLRGMGWKEGQAVGKGKYGSSAVLDKPRIPERRPGFLGIGAKDASGGKGAEAELGAWGKAAMRKGARKSGKEGETSTEGVYMPIMMRNKKTGESITEEELAVLQKEGKSKKDDDEWKERRDRNLERSGRDKDRDRDYRRRDYERDDDDRYDRRKTGSSRRDRSHSRRRRYDDDDGDSKDDRSYRDRDRDRERRRDRERDRSREREKDRERSRRYRDDDRYSSSRHSSNTSSRHGRDRDRDRDSDRDSYRRRRHDDR; via the coding sequence ATGTCTCCACACCCGTCGCGGGACAGCCACGAGCGGTCCCAAGGCTCGTCGAAGCCTTTCTCATTATCGTTAGGCGGAGGATCATCAGCTTCCAATGgacagacaaagaaagcttCATTAAATCTCCAAAGATCTACTCGGGGGACGGGAGCCCCCAGTCGAACGCTTGCGCGCCgacctcatcatctgcatgacgacgatgaatccgacgaagaagaaagagcgcCAATGCATGAAGCCGTCACAGAATTTGATACAGAAACAGGAACCGCCGTATCTGCAGATAAAAAGGATGAAAAGCGCGAGCTAGTTATACCGGTCGCGAGCAACAATAATTGGCGGAATCGGCCCGGCGTGAGCCAGAAACCTAAGGGAAAGAACCTGCTCCCAAAGGAGGTCCAAGCGATACAGGAAGCTGCTAAGAGAGGCGAGATCGCCGGGGAGAATACAGAGACGGATAGCCCGAGCATGGCCTACGGTCTTAGCTTTGCGCAGCAGCGGAGAACGGAGCAACATGCTGAGGACGAGGCGGACGATAAGCCGATGGAAGATGCAGAGCCTGTTAAcgaggaggaacagaagcCACTTACACAAGATGAGATCGCGCTTCGTGCGCTTATTCGTGAGAGTAAAGGCGAGACGGAGGGACGGTCGGACCTTATCATTGAGTCTAGACCGGTGgacggggaggaagatgggaCTGGGGGACGCTACGATGAGGGAACCTCGTTCCGGGCTGATATTGCTTCTCGGCCCGAGTCAGCGACACTAGATCAGTATAATGCGATTCCTGTGGAAGAATTCGGTGCCGCTTTACTCCGAGGAATGGGCTGGAAAGAAGGCCAGGCTGTTGGAAAGGGGAAATATGGCTCCTCCGCTGTTCTTGATAAACCCCGGATTCCTGAGCGTCGGCCAGGCTTTCTAGGTATCGGGGCGAAGGACGCATCGGGAGGTAAGGGGGCAGAGGCAGAGCTTGGTGCTTGGGGAAAGGCTGCAATGCGTAAAGGAGCTAGGAAAAGCGGTAAAGAAGGCGAGACCAGCACAGAAGGTGTTTATATGCCGATTATGATGCGGAATAAGAAGACAGGCGAGTCCATAACGGAGGAGGAACTTGCAGTCTTgcagaaagagggaaagtcaaagaaagatgatgatgaatggaaagaACGGAGGGATCGCAACCTTGAGAGGAGTGGACGTGACAAAGACCGGGATAGGGATTACCGGCGCCGTGATTACGAACGAGACGATGATGATCGTTATGACAGGCGAAAAACGGGGTCCTCCAGGAGAGACAGAAGTCATTcaagacgacgaagatatgatgatgatgatggtgacagTAAGGATGACCGGTCCTACCGGGATAGAGATCGTGACCGTGAACGTCGTCGCGACCGCGAGCGCGATCGCAGCCGTGAGCGTGAAAAGGATAGAGAACGGAGCCGAAGGTACCGGGATGATGATCGCTATAGTTCCAGCAGACACTCGTCCAATACATCAAGCAGACATGGTCGAGATCGTGACCGGGATCGAGATAGTGATCGTGACTCTTACCGGAGACGGAGGCATGATGACAGGTGA
- the eaf1 gene encoding MYB and HSA domain protein (predicted protein), producing MFNHIGRYFDEATLPPLPNYAEILSRKYQEAVQSRPEPSKASNAIPISPPAGGEAVVAQTAPDAGKKTSLPRPLPEQKPPGTVLQQQQQEIQVPTQPAPGVTPEGLPGLDASTPVAAPPTESPAPEQKVISAVPGTPKSSQGHDSTEVSISPSQAKPTTTTGVSSGPTDVSSVQKKPDERPSLVLSRVAHRNEQPLSPVSSAGPYSNNTPVPVAVSPETSPAEEGPDPTDKIVPSPKPEEPTQAPPILVPSTPDEQLRLEEAQSLRQSSLVAKNTIGDSGTNEPSTNEVLQESVAAPTDLEASLKEEQVSVATPLAPESKKPDGVVQLAEDDGPPPSHQAEQVQPSNAIEPKVLPPATSAQKKVTQTVSGPAQPERMTTRVSSGAIRHKSVSEILGEAPKPVVAQPDKASATDKPADTARAVSKAPSDSAARLSFKDRKARERERSKLSTVVFPKQQQQQLQDQADSMDLVRQHTGDLAKLNEERDYLFTLFQSKAYSPPRGTSLSTLLASAHKTLTTANHHLEYQEQMDCRTLRRIYQLQNANRWPLRQMKRSAEPPRQGTHWDVLLDHMKWMRTDFREERKWKIAAAKSCADWCAEYVNSQPEHRSLLRVHSRIPPLKLVKKVEPDTNMMSPPEETGDEMLGLSHPTPDLVPSTEEDSVSEGYNDEPRHDLHDTVAPAAIFSLSSDEFTFSLDMTPAAQKLLDELPVYSPVGIAPETNLPTFKEPPDAVWKTEILPVSKYASGKIAFLDDEPPRKRSRYDYSQYQSDPEQGLLDLPPEQTNVALFRPENKHIRDRIHPGHTFRPPTEYPMPSVGFFESRQSSQWTYAEDDELRRLVKEYSYNWSLISSCLTPSSQFTSGAERRTPWECFERWIGLEGLPADMSKTQYFRAYHQRLETAQRTVLAQQQAAQQQQQQQQQQQQQQQQGNNNPQSLPPVRRRTTQPVRVDRRRSSKHLALLDAMRKLAKKRETMLQKQQHASQLASLRKVNEANQPKPPISTPAEFSRLKYERELKLQERQEQYRQQMIATQRANLAAQRAGQMPNQQPMMNAPGRTPNAMPQNPGTPSMPSSTPNGMPNGLPNGMPNGIPPGVGANQGRPHMQAMPNSGPVNGHMPPNPMAMKMMPQSGMQQTTPTRPGMPMQTTPDNTRVIREANRLQEQQRLLQSRQQQQNPQPQPQQPQQQFHNQQQFVGQGSHSPNMNVPNVNGTPNNPAMMAALQAGGGMQSPSFHNATPQGVSTPSPRMGQPNLLSSGVVPTISSLQNQIQRTHPGMSAEQVNKLATERLHQYQQQRMSQVAMNAAAGNIGAVQANYQMSQDGNFQSPQNGMNGGPGIQMPQTQGYSPMMRVPQTAQQNRVGVGNSPAMNGAVPQPSRSATPQTQRSGSVQGGPMPPSNKSPNPPQAQTASS from the exons ATGTTCAATCATAT AGGTCGCTATTTCGATGAGGCCACCCTTCCACCCTTGCCTAATTATGCAGAGATTCTATCGCGCAAGTACCAGGAAGCTGTCCAGTCACGTCCGGAACCATCGAAAGCTTCCAATGCCATTCCTATCAGTCCTCCGGCGGGTGGAGAAGCTGTTGTTGCTCAGACTGCTCCTGATGCTGGCAAGAAAACATCACTGCCCCGTCCGCTACCGGAACAGAAGCCTCCTGGCACCGTACtacaacagcagcaacaggaaATCCAAGTCCCTACTCAGCCTGCGCCTGGCGTTACTCCCGAAGGCTTGCCAGGTCTTGATGCATCCACCCCAGTCGCTGCACCCCCGACCGAATCTCCAGCCCCTGAGCAAAAGGTAATATCTGCAGTGCCAGGAACGCCCAAGAGCAGCCAAGGCCATGATTCTACAGAAGTTAGTATCTCACCGAGCCAGGCCAAGCCGACAACAACGACTGGGGTTTCTTCCGGGCCCACTGACGTGTCGTCTGTCCAGAAGAAACCTGATGAACGGCCATCTCTCGTGCTCAGCCGAGTGGCTCATCGCAACGAACAACCACTTTCTCCCGTGTCTTCTGCCGGTCCTTATTCCAACAATACTCCTGTTCCGGTTGCTGTATCACCAGAGACGAGTCCTGCCGAGGAGGGACCTGATCCCACCGATAAGATTGTACCAAGCCCCAAACCGGAGGAACCTACACAAGCACCCCCAATCCTGGTCCCATCCACACCAGATGAACAGCTTCGATTAGAAGAGGCGCAATCACTTCGCCAAAGCTCGCTTGTCGCAAAGAACACAATCGGGGATAGTGGTACCAACGAGCCTTCGACAAATGAAGTGCTCCAGGAGAGCGTTGCGGCACCGACAGATCTCGAGGCTTCGCTGAAAGAGGAACAAGTCTCGGTAGCTACACCCCTAGCGCCAGAGTCAAAAAAGCCTGATGGAGTGGTCCAACTTGCAGAGGATGACGGGCCGCCTCCGTCACATCAAGCTGAACAGGTCCAACCTTCGAATGCGATAGAACCTAAGGTATTGCCTCCAGCAACTTCGGCACAAAAGAAGGTCACGCAAACTGTTTCTGGGCCTGCACAGCCCGAAAGAATGACAACCAGAGTCTCTTCCGGTGCCATTCGGCATAAATCTGTTTCTGAAATCCTCGGCGAAGCCCCAAAACCGGTGGTGGCCCAACCCGATAAAGCCTCTGCTACTGACAAACCCGCAGATACGGCACGAGCTGTATCCAAGGCTCCCAGTGACTCGGCAGCAAGATTAAGCTTCAAGGACAGAAAGGCAcgggaaagagagaggagcAAACTCTCCACAGTTGTTTTTCCaaaacagcagcagcagcaactgcAAGACCAAGCCGACTCCATGGATCTTGTCCGCCAGCACACAGGTGATTTAGCGAAGTTGAATGAGGAAAGGGATTATCTCTTCACCTTGTTTCAGAGCAAGGCTTATAGCCCTCCTCGAGGCACAAGCCTCAGTACTCTCCTTGCCTCAGCTCATAAAACCTTAACCACGGCAAATCATCACCTTGAATAtcaggagcagatggactGTCGCACCCTTCGCCGCATCTATCAGCTTCAAAATGCAAATCGGTGGCCATTGCGCCAAATGAAGCGCTCAGCAGAGCCTCCTCGTCAAGGCACGCACTGGGATGTTCTTTTGGATCACATGAAGTGGATGCGTACTGATTTCCGCGAAGAACGGAAGTGGAAGATCGCAGCAGCAAAAAGTTGCGCAGATTGGTGCGCCGAATACGTCAACAGCCAGCCGGAGCATAGGTCGTTGCTTCGTGTGCATTCTAGAATTCCACCACTCAAATTAGTGAAGAAGGTCGAACCTGATACTAACATGATGTCGCCTCCAGAGGAGACAGGGGATGAAATGCTGGGATTGTCTCACCCGACTCCAGACCTAGTACCTtcaacagaagaagactcAGTTAGCGAGGGATATAATGATGAGCCACGTCATGATTTACATGATACGGTTGCTCCTGCCGCAATATTCTCCCTTAGTTCAGATGAATTTACATTCTCGCTAGATATGACGCCGGCAGCTCAAAAGCTTCTGGATGAACTTCCGGTCTACTCTCCAGTTGGGATTGCTCCAGAAACTAATCTACCGACATTCAAAGAACCTCCGGATGCTGTGTGGAAGACTGAGATTCTACCCGTCTCAAAATATGCTTCTGGGAAGATAGCAttccttgatgatgaaccgCCACGAAAACGTAGTCGCTATGATTATTCGCAGTATCAATCCGATCCAGAGCAAGGGTTGTTGGACCTGCCGCCAGAGCAGACAAATGTTGCCCTCTTCCGACCCGAGAACAAGCACATACGTGATCGTATTCACCCGGGGCATACATTTAGGCCCCCGACTGAATACCCTATGCCTTCTGTTGGATTCTTTGAGTCCCGCCAGTCGTCTCAGTGGACATACgcagaggatgatgaattaCGCCGTCTTGTAAAGGAGTACTCTTACAACTGGTCTTTGATCTCCAGCTGTTTGACTCCTTCGTCGCAATTCACCTCTGGAGCGGAGAGGCGAACTCCCTGGGAATGCTTTGAACGCTGGATCGGTCTGGAGGGGCTGCCTGCGGATATGTCGAAGACGCAATACTTTAGGGCTTACCATCAAAGGCTGGAGACTGCACAGCGTACTGTTCTAGCGCAGCAGCAAGCagcccagcaacagcaacagcagcagcagcagcagcagcagcagcagcagcaaggcaATAACAACCCACAGTCGTTACCTCCGGTCCGTAGGCGAACCACACAACCTGTCCGGGTTGACCGGAGACGGTCCTCGAAGCATCTGGCTTTGCTCGATGCCATGCGCAAGTTGGCCAAGAAGCGGGAGACGATGCTTCAAAAGCAACAACACG cttctcaACTAGCATCACTGAGAAAAGTCAACGAGGCAAACCAGCCAAAACCCCCTATCTCGACGCCTGCCGAGTTTAGTCGTCTCAAGTATGAGCGGGAGTTAAAACTGCAGGAGAGGCAAGAACAATACCGGCAGCAGATGATAGCCACACAGAGG GCAAACTTGGCAGCTCAGCGTGCTGGGCAAATGCCTAACCAGCAGCCAATGATGAATGCCCCTGGTCGAACTCCAAATGCCATGCCTCAAAACCCTGGAACTCCCTCTATGCCCAGCAGTACTCCTAATGGGATGCCTAACGGTTTACCGAATGGAATGCCGAATGGGATACCGCCTGGCGTTGGTGCCAACCAGGGACGGCCCCATATGCAAGCAATGCCTAATAGCGGACCTGTGAATGGCCACATGCCCCCTAATCCCATGGCCATGAAAATGATGCCACAGTCCGGAATGCAACAAACAACTCCCACCAGACCTGGAATGCCAATGCAAACGACCCCAGACAACACTCGGGTCATCCGGGAAGCTAACCGTCTCCAAGAGCAACAACGGCTTTTACAATCTaggcagcaacagcagaaCCCgcaacctcaacctcagcaaccccagcagcaatTTCACAATCAGCAACAGTTTGTGGGCCAGGGTTCTCATTCCCCGAATATGAATGTACCCAATGTTAATGGGACACCGAACAATCCCGCCATGATGGCGGCTCTCCAGGCTGGGGGTGGTATGCAAAGCCCATCTTTCCACAACGCTACTCCCCAAGGAGTCTCTACCCCCTCACCCCGTATGGGACAGCCTAATCTGTTGTCGAGTGGAGTTGTACCGACCATTAGCAGCTTGCAAAATCAAATCCAGAGAACGCATCCGGGTATGTCCGCAGAGCAAGTGAATAAATTGGCCACCGAACGATTGCATCAgtatcagcagcagagaaTGTCTCAGGTCGCCATGAATGCAGCCGCTGGGAATATTGGAGCCGTCCAGGCTAATTATCAAATGTCGCAAGATGGAAACTTTCAATCTCCTCAGAACGGCATGAATGGTGGCCCCGGGATACAGATGCCTCAAACGCAAGGGTACTCGCCTATGATGCGGGTTCCTCAAACTGCTCAACAGAATCGGGTGGGCGTTGGAAACTCGCCGGCCATGAATGGGGCTGTCCCTCAACCAAGTCGCAGCGCAACACCGCAGACTCAACGCAGTGGCAGTGTCCAGGGTGGTCCCATGCCACCTTCGAACAAGAGTCCGAACCCTCCACAAGCTCAAACCGCTAGCAGCTAA
- a CDS encoding U3 snoRNA-associated protein UTP13 (WD40-repeat-containing subunit of the 18S rRNA processing complex), which yields MSKAVVKTTFEASRTLRPIYTGGSTALDASGRLLVACVGEDALIIDLETGDQLASLEGDGEIITSLAITPSASHVVVCSRSMSMRIYSLTPFEDSSRTLDAKLVRSLKPHTAPVVTTAIDQTSTLLATGASDGSIKVWDIRGGYVTHTFHGHAGVISALCFFQVSFQDSESKSSSKKGKSKRKSDDSDEDEDMEDVAPVASIGGFRLASGSEEGKVRVWDLNKRKSIASLDSHVSVVRSLSYSPAENALLSAGRDKTVIVWDVRTFKTRRIIPVLESVEAATFVADSGLALVGGENGVLRVWDCNRGGEVTQEQEAAAEFEAIVAIQYTPGMPFAMTVHADQTLRLHSLDSLSDFKPGSSLDPLPIIRRISGNDDDIIDLAYVGPDRSMLALATNTESVRLISVGRSVDRPSNKEEDYFGADIAHLEGHDDIVICIDVDWSGHWLATGAKDNTARLWRLDPKTSSYTCFAAMTGHAESLGAISFPRVPPPANTPARNDPLNHPPQFLLTGSQDRTIKRWDTGKLAPLSSSKPHNPKAAFTRKAHDKDINALDVNPTSTLFASASQDRTVKIWSVEEGSVVGILRGHKRGVWSARFSPNGTPTISSSAQGSTNRGLIVTGSGDKTVKLWSLSDYSCLLTFEGHTNSVLKVLWLPPSDLSTKKDDDEVDDDEATPAQKNATQARPLVASAAADGLVKIWSPYTGELETTLDNHTDRVWALASPTPSGSRADVLSSNTHNISSPYAIASGSADSTVTFWTDTTSATYTATVSANAARIEQDQKLENYIRAGAYREAITLALQLNHPGRLLSLFTAAVDAAVDPSSTDAERSERANSLTGNPSIDEVLQTLDSNNLRTLLLRLRDWNTNARNSRVAQRILFALFRSYPASTFIELATASMANRRSDSRTAAGMKDILQALSAYTERHYRRIEELTDESYLVEWVLGEMDGGVGLGGLGISGTRDVIDSATDDVPEHEKDTIMLGA from the exons ATGTCTAAAGCTGTGGTTAAGACGACCTTCGAGGCGTCTCGGACTTTGCGTCCCATATACACCGGAGGAAGTACTGCGCTAGATGCCAGTGGACGTTTGCTAGTAGCTTGTGTGGGCGAAGATGCTCTCATTATAGATCTTGAGACTGGTGATCAGCTCGCAAGCTTGGAAGGG GATGGAGAGATTATCACCAGTTTGGCGA TCACGCCATCCGCTTCACATGTGGTCGTTTGCTCACGGTCAATGTCCATGCGCATTTACTCGTTGACTCCCTTCGAAGATTCTTCACGGACCCTCGACGCGAAGCTCGTGCGAAGCCTCAAACCCCATACTGCACCCGTTGTCACAACCGCTATCGACCAGACTAGCACGCTTCTGGCAACCGGTGCTTCTGATGGGTCAATCAAGGTCTGGGACATTCGAGGTGGTTATGTTACGCACACTTTCCATGGCCATGCTGGTGTCATATCTGCTTTGTGCTTCTTCCAGGTGTCATTTCAGGATAGCGAAAGCAAGTCCTCttcaaagaaagggaagtCGAAGAGGAAGTCGGATGACtccgatgaagatgaagacatggaagatGTCGCCCCTGTCGCGTCGATTGGAGGATTTCGACTTGCCTCCGGCAGTGAGGAGGGCAAAGTACGGGTGTGGGATTTGAACAAACGGAAATCTATAGCGTCACTCGATTCTCATGTCTCGGTTGTACGGAGTTTATCGTACTCGCCTGCAGAGAATGCATTGCTCTCAGCGGGCCGAGACAAGACGGTCATCGTATGGGATGTCCGCACTTTCAAAACTCGCAGAATTATTCCTGTCCTTGAGAGCGTGGAAGCGGCCACCTTTGTTGCTGACAGTGGGCTCGCCCTAGTAGGAGGTGAAAATGGAGTATTGCGTGTTTGGGATTGTAAccggggaggagaggtaacccaagagcaagaagctgctgccgAGTTCGAGGCTATCGTGGCAATCCAGTACACCCCAGGGATGCCATTCGCAATGACCGTGCATGCCGATCAAACCTTGAGACTTCATTCACTTGATTCCTTGTCGGATTTCAAGCCTGGGTCTTCGCTTGATCCCCTGCCAATCATCAGGCGTATATCAGGTAACGACGACGACATTATTGACCTTGCATATGTCGGTCCAGATCGGTCAATGCTGGCGCTGGCTACAAACACTGAGAGTGTTAGACTGATTTCGGTGGGACGATCCGTAGACAGGCCGTCTAATAAAGAGGAGGATTACTTTGGCGCAGATATCGCTCATCTTGAAGGCCACGACGACATCGTCATATGCATTGATGTGGACTGGTCTGGGCACTGGCTGGCGACGGGCGCAAAAGATAACACAGCTCGTCTATGGCGTCTTGATCCCAAGACTTCCTCCTATACCTGCTTTGCTGCTATGACAGGTCACGCTGAGTCTTTAGGTGCTATAAGTTTTCCTCGCGTCCCGCCACCAGCAAACACGCCTGCGCGAAATGACCCTCTGAACCATCCTCCACAATTTTTACTCACTGGCTCTCAAGATCGCACTATTAAACGATGGGATACAGGCAAGCTGGCTCCGCTCAGCTCTTCTAAACCGCATAACCCGAAGGCGGCTTTCACCCGCAAAGCTCACGACAAAGACATTAATGCTTTGGATGTCAATCCGACATCGACTCTATTTGCCTCTGCCTCACAAGATCGTACTGTAAAGATCTGGTCCGTTGAAGAAGGGTCTGTTGTAGGTATCCTCCGTGGACATAAGAGAGGAGTCTGGTCGGCGCGGTTCTCTCCCAATGGCACCCCCACCATTAGCTCCAGCGCACAGGGCAGTACAAACAGGGGTCTGATAGTTACTGGATCTGGAGATAAAACTGTCAAATTATGGAGTCTATCGGATTATAGCTGTCTCCTTACATTTGAGGGCCACACGAACAGCGTGCTCAAGGTGCTTTGGCTTCCGCCTTCAGATTTATCAaccaagaaggatgatgatgaggttgatgatgatgaagcgACGCCAGCACAAAAAAATGCCACACAGGCGCGCCCTCTCGTggcatctgctgcagcagatGGTCTAGTCAAAATTTGGTCCCCATACACAGGAGAACTCGAGACCACTCTCGATAACCACACAGACAGAGTCTGGGCACTAGCAAGTCCGACACCCTCTGGCTCTCGTGCTGATGTTCTCTCTTCTAACACACATAATATCTCATCCCCATACGCTATTGCCTCTGGCTCTGCGGACTCCACCGTCACGTTCTGGACTGATACTACATCCGCGACTTACACCGCTACAGTTAGTGCGAATGCTGCTCGTATTGAACAGGACCagaaattagaaaattaCATCAGGGCTGGAGCGTACCGTGAAGCCATCACACTAGCCCTCCAACTCAACCATCCAGGAAGGCTACTGTCTCTGTTCACAGCTGCAGTAGATGCCGCTGTCGATCCGTCCTCGACCGATGCCGAAAGGAGCGAGCGTGCTAACAGTCTAACCGGCAACCCTTCGATTGATGAGGTACTACAGACTCTCGACTCCAACAACCTTCgtactcttcttctccgaTTACGTGATTGGAACACGAATGCTCGCAATTCCCGCGTTGCACAACGCATCCTGTTTGCATTATTCAGGTCCTATCCCGCCTCAACATTCATTGAGCTGGCGACAGCAAGTATGGCAAATCGACGCAGTGACAGTCGTACAGCAGCCGGTATGAAGGACATCCTGCAAGCCTTGTCCGCATATACAGAAAGGCATTACCGTCGAATCGAAGAGCTTACAGACGAAAGCTACCTTGTGGAATGGGTTCTGGGAGAAATGGACGGGGGTGTAGGCCTTGGAGGCTTGGGCATCTCGGGCACTCGGGATGTTATTGACAGTGCTACAGATGACGTACCTGAGCATGAGAAGGACACTATCATGCTGGGGGCATAA
- a CDS encoding putative 60S ribosome biogenesis protein Mak11 (predicted protein) encodes MAKRKREETTKDARVSSQQPSKVVKSTTSHEPSSSSVDLPAVTLQIITGSYERVLHGFTAAIPPSCFSSSEEKDSSAHSSAVQFIDTFLFEAHASAIRCLALSPRPNADSTEDSPKVILASGATDETIKLYSLSAAPLEVNEQYPSIPTLAGNKILENPKNRELGTLLHHSSSISALHFPSRSKLLAASEDNTISVTRTRDFAVVSTIKAPRPKVQGRPSGDTAPPGGSPSGVNDFAVHPSMKLMLSVGKGEKCMRLWNLVTGKKAGVLNFSREILQAVKEGKWSTGEGRKIVWDSKGEEFAVAFEWGAVVFGIDSTPICRIFPSPRSKIHQMKYINKDPSAEDGDELLAVSTEDGRVIFYSTKKVQKPQDEDDSPIPYAEAVAELGGKASGFPGRVKDFEILSLKNETAGPQDGFLVVTGNSEGVIRVWYVPGEDLAGKGKGGKTSKTKDEKASKTPQVGKFLNAYETGNRITCLKGFVMLPSEDPSSLLDSEEEFEGLDSDEKNESESEESDA; translated from the exons ATGGCCAAGCGcaagagagaagaaacgaCCAAGGACGCTCGAGTCTCAAGCCAACAACCTTCAAAGGTTGTCAAATCAACAACCAGTCATGagccttcctcatcctctgttGATTTACCGGCCGTCACTTTGCAAATAATCACTGGATCATATGAACGGGTGCTGCATGGTTTCACTGCTGCCATTCCCccatcttgcttctcttccagtgAGGAGAAGGATTCATCCGCTCACTCGTCCGCAGTACAATTCATTGACACCTTCTTGTTTGAGGCTCATGCATCCGCCATCCGCTGCCTCGCTTTGTCTCCTCGACCAAACGCAGATTCGACCGAGGATTCGCCAAAGGTTATTTTGGCGAGCGGTGCAACAGATGAGACTATCAAACTGTATTCTTTGTCGGCCGCCCCTCTTGAGGTAAACGAGCAGTATCCCTCTATCCCGACTCTCGCGGGGAACAAAATCCTTGAGAATCCGAAGAACCGAGAGCTAGGCACATTGCTACATCACTCTTCGAGTATATCTGCTCTGCATTTCCCTTCACGCTCGAAGCTTTTGGCTGCTTCGGAGGACAATACTATTTCCGTCACCCGGACTCGCGACTTTGCCGTTGTATCTACCATTAAAGCTCCCCGCCCGAAAGTTCAAGGGAGACCCAGCGGAGACACAGCTCCTCCTGGAGGGTCGCCGTCTGGTGTCAATGACTTCGCCGTGCATCCCAGTATGAAACTGATGCTTAGCGTGGGGAAGGGTGAGAAATGTATGAGGCTTTGGAACCTGGTCACGGGTAAGAAGGCTGGTGTGTTGAACTTCAGTAGAGAGATTCTACAGGCGGTTAAAGAAGGCAAATGGAGTACTGGtgagggaaggaagattgTCTGGGACTCTAAGGGCGAGGAATTTGCTGTTGCATTTGAGTGGGGAGCTGTTGTCTTCGGAATT GATTCGACCCCAATTTGCAGGATATTCCCAAGCCCTCGGAGTAAGATCCATCAAATGAAGTATATCAACAAAGATCCATCCGCTGAGGATGGTGACGAACTACTCGCTGTCTCTACAGAAGATGGTAGGGTTATCTTCTACTCCACCAAAAAAGTGCAAAAGCCgcaggatgaggatgattcGCCTATCCCTTACGCCGAAGCCGTTGCTGAACTTGGCGGCAAAGCATCTGGTTTCCCGGGGAGAGTTAAGGATTTCGAGATCTTAAGCTTGAAAAATGAAACAGCAGGCCCCCAGGACGGTTTCCTAGTGGTCACGGGCAATAGCGAAGGCGTTATACGCGTATGGTATGTACCTGGAGAAGACCTCGCCGGCAAGGGAAAGGGTGGAAAGACCAGTAAAACCAAAGACGAGAAAGCTTCAAAAACCCCTCAGGTGGGTAAATTTTTGAATGCTTATGAAACCGGAAATCGGATTACCTGTCTTAAGGGATTTGTGATGCTGCCTTCGGAGGACCCCTCCAGCCTTCTAGATTCCGAAGAGGAATTTGAAGGCTTAGACAGTGACGAGAAAAACGAGTCTGAGAGTGAAGAAAGTGATGCCTAA